A single Acidaminococcus sp. DNA region contains:
- a CDS encoding ISL3 family transposase, translating into MSFTNYTIQNNAECQDVFYNVFMPEDPFDDSQEIVICSEKKYTDFRCPKCGQKMYSYEPFSTYLKSFPAYPEHTRMIRFEGHRFRCSCCHATITEPIPFKYPGTRITMRASLWIETLLRNGIPANAIAKMSGIHWSTIRYVHKQLMDESLDKYEMELELTSYKPRFLAIDEFAIHKGHTYATCVMDLATGYILWVGRGRAIADFEHFFKEYDQTKLTEVKAVAMDMNASYNKLVQEHLPQAKVVYDRYHMQAQFGKEVLGVVRLDEARMHRDKARNMQEALKDASNEDKPALKEQIFNEKKSYHKLKKVRWPLLTNEDRLNPKNKEALQAIFAEHEDLAICYSMKEEMVALYELRDYDKALAGWKRWFKAALGSGIPALVRFAKIKLPRIDGLVNHALYPINTGKLEGFNNKIKVAKRRAYGYRDDEYFFTLIRYLSIPTVRGILPKKT; encoded by the coding sequence ATGTCCTTTACTAATTACACTATTCAAAATAATGCAGAATGTCAAGATGTCTTTTACAATGTCTTCATGCCGGAAGACCCTTTTGATGACAGCCAGGAGATTGTTATTTGCAGTGAAAAGAAATATACCGACTTCCGTTGTCCTAAATGTGGTCAGAAAATGTATTCTTACGAGCCATTTTCTACCTACTTGAAAAGTTTTCCTGCGTATCCTGAGCATACCAGGATGATCCGCTTTGAAGGGCATCGCTTCCGTTGCTCCTGCTGCCATGCAACCATCACTGAGCCTATTCCCTTTAAATATCCCGGGACTCGCATTACCATGAGGGCTTCCCTTTGGATTGAGACGCTGCTTCGTAATGGAATCCCTGCCAATGCAATTGCCAAGATGTCAGGAATTCACTGGAGCACGATTCGCTATGTCCACAAACAGCTCATGGATGAATCTCTCGATAAATATGAAATGGAATTGGAGCTGACCTCTTACAAGCCCCGTTTTCTGGCCATCGATGAGTTTGCTATCCATAAGGGACACACTTATGCCACTTGCGTCATGGATTTAGCGACAGGTTATATTCTCTGGGTCGGCAGAGGTCGGGCGATAGCTGACTTCGAGCATTTCTTCAAGGAATATGATCAGACAAAGCTGACAGAGGTCAAGGCAGTCGCCATGGATATGAACGCTTCCTACAACAAGCTGGTACAAGAACATCTGCCGCAAGCTAAGGTCGTGTATGATCGTTACCACATGCAGGCTCAATTCGGGAAGGAAGTATTAGGTGTAGTAAGACTTGATGAGGCCAGAATGCATAGGGATAAAGCCAGAAACATGCAAGAAGCATTAAAAGACGCAAGCAATGAAGACAAGCCGGCTTTGAAAGAGCAGATATTCAATGAAAAGAAGAGCTACCACAAATTGAAGAAAGTCCGCTGGCCGTTACTCACCAATGAAGATAGGCTGAATCCTAAGAACAAAGAAGCGTTGCAGGCCATCTTTGCAGAGCACGAGGATCTGGCAATATGTTATTCCATGAAGGAAGAGATGGTAGCCCTCTATGAATTAAGGGACTATGACAAGGCTCTTGCAGGATGGAAGCGCTGGTTTAAAGCTGCACTAGGCAGCGGGATTCCGGCCCTGGTTAGGTTTGCTAAGATTAAGCTGCCAAGGATAGACGGTCTGGTGAACCATGCCCTGTACCCGATAAACACAGGGAAGCTTGAGGGTTTCAACAACAAGATTAAAGTGGCCAAAAGAAGAGCGTACGGATACAGAGATGATGAGTACTTTTTCACGTTAATTCGCTACCTCTCAATTCCGACCGTAAGAGGTATACTCCCGAAAAAAACGTGA